One region of uncultured Sulfurimonas sp. genomic DNA includes:
- the gatA gene encoding Asp-tRNA(Asn)/Glu-tRNA(Gln) amidotransferase subunit GatA, translating to MITLKEALKLSKDELNIFKKELKAKIDARAELNAYIDVENVGDGVPIAIKDNIQVNAWSVTSGSNILQGYIAPYNATVINKMLDAGLSPFGRTNMDEFAMGSTTESSFYGKTQNPHNSEYVPGGSSGGSAAAVGAGLAIAALGSDTGGSIRQPAAFCGIVGMKPTYGRVSRFGLGAYASSLDQIGPMTQNVEDAAILYDIISGHDVKDSTSADMNDKVSDKLDANRKLTIAVLPKHIENASEDIKKAYEIAIDALKAAGHTIVERELMDAKFDISAYYITATAEAATNLARYDGIRYGNRVTGSNLEDTFIKTRSNGFGDEVKRRIMLGNFVLSSGYYEAYYVKAQKTRHMIKDQYDKIFADVDLILSPIAPGIAPKFGELGNPMDMYLSDLYSISVNLAGLPALSLPISKSNNGMPIGLQLIAKAYDEQTLFDGSLSLEKQLNYNS from the coding sequence GTGATTACATTAAAAGAAGCCCTAAAACTAAGTAAAGATGAACTAAACATATTTAAAAAAGAACTAAAAGCTAAGATAGATGCAAGAGCTGAACTAAACGCTTACATAGATGTAGAAAATGTTGGAGATGGTGTACCTATCGCCATCAAAGACAACATCCAAGTAAATGCTTGGTCTGTCACTTCTGGTTCAAATATCCTTCAAGGTTATATAGCTCCATACAATGCAACTGTAATAAATAAGATGCTAGATGCAGGTCTTAGCCCATTTGGTAGAACAAATATGGATGAGTTTGCTATGGGTTCAACTACTGAGTCTAGCTTTTATGGTAAAACTCAAAATCCTCACAACTCAGAGTATGTTCCAGGAGGCAGTTCTGGTGGAAGTGCTGCTGCTGTTGGAGCTGGTCTTGCTATTGCAGCTTTAGGTTCAGACACAGGTGGAAGTATCCGTCAACCTGCTGCTTTTTGTGGTATTGTAGGGATGAAACCAACTTATGGTCGTGTAAGTCGTTTTGGTTTAGGTGCTTATGCATCTAGCCTTGATCAGATAGGTCCGATGACTCAAAATGTTGAAGATGCTGCCATACTTTATGACATTATCAGCGGACACGATGTTAAAGATTCTACAAGTGCAGATATGAATGATAAAGTATCAGACAAACTAGATGCAAATAGAAAACTGACTATTGCCGTACTTCCAAAACACATTGAAAATGCAAGTGAAGATATTAAAAAAGCTTATGAAATAGCTATAGATGCTCTTAAAGCTGCAGGTCACACTATAGTCGAACGTGAACTTATGGATGCTAAGTTTGATATCTCTGCTTATTACATTACAGCAACGGCTGAAGCCGCTACAAATCTTGCACGTTATGATGGCATCCGTTATGGAAACCGTGTAACTGGTTCAAATCTTGAAGATACTTTTATAAAAACTCGTAGTAATGGTTTTGGAGATGAAGTTAAACGTCGTATTATGCTTGGAAACTTTGTACTCTCAAGCGGTTACTACGAAGCTTACTATGTAAAAGCACAAAAAACTAGACACATGATAAAAGACCAATACGATAAAATTTTTGCAGACGTGGATTTAATTCTTTCTCCAATAGCACCTGGCATCGCTCCAAAGTTTGGTGAACTTGGAAATCCTATGGATATGTACTTAAGTGATTTATACTCAATAAGTGTAAATCTAGCAGGCTTACCAGCTCTATCATTACCTATCTCAAAATCAAATAATGGAATGCCTATAGGGCTTCAACTTATCGCAAAAGCCTACGATGAGCAGACTCTTTTTGATGGTTCTTTATCTTTAGAAAAACAACTTAACTACAACTCCTAA
- the ade gene encoding adenine deaminase: protein MTIKANLIDIRNKTIKPSIVEVTDACITSIKETEERCDSYILPGFIDSHIHIESSMLVPSEFARLATLHGSVATVSDPHEIANVLGVDGVEFMLDNASKTNFKFYFGASPCVPATPFETNGDTLDIEDITKLLKNPKIKFLSEVMNFPGVLDGDADMKGKINAAKKEGKPIDGHAPGLRGDDLSAYIDAGISTDHEAFTYEEGLEKLQKGMKILIREGSAAKNFDALHSLIDAHHKNMMFCSDDKHPDDLLKGHINEMVARAVAHGHDLFDVLEMACINPVEHYNLNVGTLRVGDSADFILVSDLKEFEVLQTVINGKTVAKEGKTLLESVKVNSVNRFEALAKEAKDFYLSECENMEVIQVVDHELITYEKVLHKIDEDILKIAVINRYENTAIKGIAYVKGFSLSSGAIASSVAHDSHNIIVVGCSDEAMADAANLVIDAKGGVSAVGKEESHILKLDVGGIMSSEDAFEVASEYEAIDAFVKNSLNSTLSAPFMTLSFMALLVIPEIKLSDKGLFDGRSFHFIPPCKS from the coding sequence ATGACTATAAAAGCAAACTTAATTGATATTAGAAATAAAACCATAAAACCTTCCATAGTTGAAGTTACAGATGCTTGCATTACTTCTATAAAAGAGACAGAAGAAAGATGTGATAGTTATATACTCCCAGGATTTATCGATTCTCATATTCATATTGAGAGTTCTATGTTAGTTCCTAGTGAATTTGCTCGTTTAGCTACTCTTCATGGGAGTGTTGCTACTGTGAGTGATCCTCATGAAATAGCTAATGTTCTTGGAGTAGATGGTGTAGAATTTATGCTAGATAATGCTTCAAAAACAAACTTTAAGTTCTACTTTGGAGCTTCTCCTTGTGTTCCTGCAACTCCTTTTGAGACAAACGGAGACACGTTGGATATAGAAGATATTACAAAACTTCTTAAAAATCCAAAAATCAAGTTTTTAAGCGAGGTGATGAACTTTCCTGGAGTCTTGGATGGGGATGCAGATATGAAGGGAAAAATAAATGCTGCAAAAAAAGAAGGCAAACCCATAGACGGACATGCTCCAGGTCTTAGAGGAGATGACCTTAGTGCTTACATAGATGCTGGAATATCTACAGACCATGAAGCTTTTACTTATGAAGAGGGTTTAGAAAAGCTACAAAAGGGAATGAAAATTCTCATCAGAGAAGGCTCAGCGGCAAAAAACTTTGATGCACTTCATAGCCTGATAGATGCACATCACAAAAATATGATGTTTTGTAGTGATGATAAGCATCCAGATGATTTACTAAAAGGACATATAAATGAGATGGTAGCAAGAGCTGTTGCACATGGACATGACTTGTTCGATGTGTTAGAGATGGCTTGTATCAACCCTGTAGAGCATTACAACTTAAATGTTGGAACTTTAAGAGTAGGAGATAGTGCTGATTTTATTTTAGTGTCTGATTTAAAAGAGTTTGAAGTTTTACAAACAGTTATAAATGGAAAAACTGTTGCAAAAGAGGGTAAAACACTTCTTGAGTCAGTCAAAGTAAATAGTGTAAATAGATTTGAAGCACTTGCTAAAGAAGCAAAAGATTTTTATTTGAGTGAGTGTGAAAACATGGAAGTCATCCAAGTTGTAGATCATGAACTCATCACTTATGAAAAAGTTTTACATAAGATAGATGAAGATATTTTAAAAATCGCTGTAATAAATAGATATGAAAATACCGCCATTAAAGGAATAGCATATGTTAAAGGCTTTTCTTTAAGTTCAGGTGCTATTGCATCTAGTGTTGCACATGATTCTCACAATATCATAGTTGTTGGTTGTAGCGATGAAGCAATGGCAGATGCTGCGAATCTTGTCATAGATGCCAAAGGCGGAGTAAGTGCAGTAGGTAAAGAAGAATCTCATATTTTAAAGCTAGATGTTGGAGGCATTATGAGTAGTGAAGATGCATTTGAAGTAGCATCTGAGTATGAAGCTATTGATGCTTTTGTAAAAAACAGTTTAAACTCTACTTTGAGTGCTCCTTTTATGACGCTCTCTTTTATGGCACTACTCGTTATCCCAGAGATAAAATTAAGCGATAAAGGTCTTTTTGATGGACGAAGTTTTCACTTTATACCGCCTTGTAAAAGTTAA
- a CDS encoding HPP family protein translates to MTAVKQYFNKMKGYEKSPPRKPFSKIIWSWVGAFFGIYFVSIIPSMMKLGMFSSMFIVGSFGASAVLIYGAPQSDFAQPRNLIGGHIISAIVGISVYKFINLDIEIIGALAVSLSIVLMHYTCTLHPPGGATALIAVIGGDKIHDLGYIYALSPIAFGAFILLFIALIVNNFSNNPKRHYPRYWF, encoded by the coding sequence TTGACAGCCGTTAAACAATATTTTAACAAAATGAAAGGCTATGAAAAATCTCCTCCTAGAAAGCCATTTAGTAAAATAATATGGTCATGGGTAGGTGCATTTTTTGGCATTTATTTTGTATCTATTATTCCAAGTATGATGAAATTAGGAATGTTTAGTAGTATGTTTATAGTAGGTTCTTTTGGTGCATCTGCAGTGCTAATATATGGAGCTCCTCAATCAGATTTTGCACAACCAAGAAACTTAATAGGTGGTCATATCATATCTGCGATAGTAGGTATTTCAGTTTACAAATTTATAAACTTAGATATCGAAATAATAGGAGCTTTAGCAGTATCTTTATCTATAGTTTTGATGCATTATACATGCACACTTCATCCTCCTGGAGGAGCTACTGCTTTGATTGCAGTCATTGGAGGAGATAAAATACATGATTTAGGCTATATATATGCCTTATCTCCTATTGCTTTTGGCGCTTTTATATTGTTGTTTATAGCCCTGATCGTAAACAATTTTTCAAACAATCCAAAAAGACATTATCCTCGTTATTGGTTTTAA